A single region of the Caretta caretta isolate rCarCar2 chromosome 25, rCarCar1.hap1, whole genome shotgun sequence genome encodes:
- the LOC125627237 gene encoding potassium voltage-gated channel subfamily V member 2-like, with protein sequence MPGTMRQLGKRRASLSANLKIGDHHGCCRTPEEEEIFFPFAQDSLVKQWSSMHNVTERNQEKSKAPSRQSRCFLNINVGGKSFQIAYKMAARYPITRIGKLAISTDPMKKLKLCDDYSVQRNEYFFDRDPLIFHYIFHFYRSGVLWIMEELCPTNFVEEIEYWGIHLKYSQQCCRILFEEKQDELKEYLKIQRELEAELEPMEREEHFEGKCLGEFRKAVWNLIEKPYSSVPAKIIAVMSSFFVLISIVGMTLSTVEEMQHKTGKAFMEQLETTCAIFFTSEYLMRLISTATFQKFLRAAFSAIDLVAILPFYIQILFEHLDEGDALYHEERHKMESVGKLGKVLKLIKLMRIFRILKLARHSTGLRAFGFTIRQCYQQVCCLLLFIALGVFTFSALMHSVEHDVPGTNFTSIPDAWWWAAVSLSTVGYGDTVPDTVLGRMVAFGCISFGIILNGMPISILYNKFSDYYAKLKANENETSLTLKFTKKIRFKERALRKLAECCSGDAHVHR encoded by the exons ATGCCAGGTACCATGAGGCAACTGGGGAAGAGGCGCGCAAGCCTCTCTGCCAATCTGAAAATTGGGGACCACCATGGGTGTTGTCGGACCCCAGAGGAAGAAGAGATCTTCTTCCCGTTTGCACAAGACAGTCTGGTGAAGCAGTGGAGCTCCATGCACAATGTGACTGAGAGGAACCAGGAGAAAAGCAAGGCTCCTTCCCGACAGAGCAGATGCTTCCTCAACATCAACGTTGGGGGCAAATCTTTCCAGATCGCTTACAAAATGGCTGCCCGTTACCCCATCACCAGAATCGGGAAGCTGGCCATTTCCACGGACCCCATGAAGAAGCTGAAACTTTGTGATGACTACTCGGTGCAGAGGAATGAGTACTTCTTCGACCGAGACCCTTTAATCTTCCATTACATCTTCCACTTTTACCGCAGTGGGGTCCTGTGGATCATGGAGGAGCTGTGCCCCACTAACTTTGTGGAGGAAATTGAGTACTGGGGTATCCACCTGAAATATTCCCAGCAATGCTGCCGGATCCTGTTTGAGGAGAAGCAAGATGAGCTCAAAGAGTACCTGAAAATACAgcgggagctggaggcagagctagAGCCCATGGAGCGGGAGGAGCACTTTGAGGGCAAGTGTCTGGGGGAGTTCCGGAAAGCTGTCTGGAACCTCATTGAGAAACCCTACTCCTCCGTCCCTGCTAAGATCATCGCCGTCATGTCCAGCTTTTTTGTGCTGATCTCCATTGTGGGCATGACGCTCAGCACAGTGGAGGAGATGCAGCACAAGACTGGGaaggcattcatggagcagctggagaCCACCTGTGCCATCTTCTTCACCTCCGAGTACCTCATGCGGCTCATATCCACGGCCACCTTTCAGAAGTTCCTGCGGGCAGCGTTCAGTGCCATTGACCTGGTGGCCATCCTGCCCTTCTACATCCAGATTCTCTTTGAGCACCTGGATGAAGGGGATGCACTTTACCACGAGGAGCGGCACAAAATGGAGAGTGTGGGCAAGCTGGGGAAAGTCCTGAAACTCATCAAACTCATGCGGATTTTTCGCATCCTTAAGCTGGCGCGCCACTCCACTGGCCTGAGGGCCTTCGGCTTCACCATCCGCCAGTGCTACCAGCAGGTGTGCTGCCTTCTCCTCTTCATCGCCCTGGGTGTTTTCACTTTCTCGGCTTTGATGCACTCCGTGGAACATGATGTCCCTGGCACCAACTTCACCAGCATCCCTGATGCCTGGTGGTGGGCAGCG GTCAGTCTCTCCACGGTAGGCTATGGAGACACCGTGCCTGACACGGTGCTGGGCAGGATGGTGGCGTTCGGGTGCATCTCCTTCGGCATCATCCTCAATGGGATGCCCATCTCCATCCTCTACAACAAGTTCTCCGATTACTACGCCAAGCTGAAAGCCAATGAGAACGAGACCAGCCTCACACTCAAGTTCACCAAGAAGATTCGCTTTAAGGAGCGAGCCCTGAGGAAGCTGGCTGAATGCTGCAGTGGTGACGCCCATGTGCACCGCTGA
- the LOC125627346 gene encoding bone morphogenetic protein 2-like, protein MDDKSVLMWSCVGREKMALAVRERLQSCNPRPPNVLPEEDSEDTRTEALRRLLEVFGIEDPPRSPHHIKQPPQYMVDLYNTVAGADGITKDPDILEGNTVRSFLDKTHSDEMHFLFILSSVAKNERILTAELHLFRLRTKVAEGPFYKRHHFCQVSVYQVLDKNKLDSFEGKKLLAARLIALQGSGWEVFGITQAVRDWMEEDSSNHGLLVTVRGLGSAPVDPSMVRFASGRDHHESKKPMLVLFTDDGRRGAALPISSLPDLSPKTPDLPAEPLVPEVNGARTARSLDRFLPCQRQLLSVDFEEIGWSGWIISPKSYNAYHCKGSCPFPLGENMRPTNHATVQSIINALKLSQDVSSPCCVPDKLFSINLLYFDDDENVVLKQYDDMVAGSCGCH, encoded by the exons gctGCAAAGCTGCAATCCCAGACCCCCCAATGTCCTTCCAGAGGAGGATTCAGAAGACACAAGAACAGAGGCTCTTAGGAGGCTTTTGGAAGTATTTGGCATAGAAGACCCTCCCCGCTCTCCCCATCATATCAAGCAGCCTCCCCAGTACATGGTGGACCTGTACAACACGGTAGCAGGAGCTGATGGCATCACCAAAGACCCTGACATCCTGGAGGGAAACACCGTCCGCAGCTTCTTGGATAAAA CTCACAGTGATGAGATGCATTTCCTGTTCATCTTATCGAGTGTGGCTAAGAACGAGAGGATCCTGACAGCAGAGCTGCATCTCTTCAGACTGCGGACTAAGGTGGCTGAGGGACCTTTCTACAAGAGACATCACTTCTGCCAG GTGAGTGTCTATCAAGTCCTGGACAAGAACAAACTGGATTCCTTTGAAGGGAAGAAGCTGCTAGCAGCCAGACTTATcgctttgcagggctctggctgggaggtgtTTGGCATCACACAAGCT GTTCGTGACTGGATGGAAGAGGACAGCAGTAACCACGGCCTGCTGGTGACTGTCCGCGGCTTGGGGAGTGCTCCAGTGGATCCCAGCATGGTGCGATTTGCATCAGGAAGAGATCACCATGAAAGCAAGAAGCCCATGCTGGTTCTGTTCACTGATGACGGGAGACGAGGAGCTGCTCTGCCCATCAGCAGCCTCCCAG ATTTGAGCCCTAAGACTCCAGACCTCCCGGCTGAGCCGCTCGTACCAGAAGTGAATGGGGCGCGGACTGCCCGCTCGCTGGATCGGTTCCTGCCATGCCAGAGACAACTCCTCTCTGTGGACTTTGAGGAAATCGGCTGGTCAGGATGGATAATCTCCCCGAAAAGCTACAACGCGTATCACTGTAAAGGATCCTGTCCCTTCCCCCTGGGCGAGAACATGAGACCAACGAACCACGCCACAGTGCAGTCCATCATCAATGCCCTCAAACTGAGCCAGGACGTCAGTAGCCCCTGCTGTGTCCCAGACAAACTCTTCTCCATCAACCTCCTCTACTTTGATGATGATGAGAATGTTGTCCTTAAACAGTATGATgacatggtggctgggagctgtggctgcCACTGA